One Streptomyces lincolnensis genomic region harbors:
- a CDS encoding M4 family metallopeptidase produces MTTNGGFEPVFCTVVPPHVLDKLARNDDPALSGPARRTLLRDSELRSRRRVTTEFRLMAAPTAKAPSDQPLRTIYDAEHKTDLPGTKVRGEGSEPGQDATVNRAYAGLGATFDLFLKAYGRHSIDGDGLPLDATVHYDENYGNAFWNGEQMVFGDGDGEIFLDFTLPIDVIGHELAHGVTQYTANLTYFGQPGALNESMSDVFGSLIKQYTLGQTAAEADWLIGAGLLAPGVSGKALRSMKEPGSAYDDDVLGKDPQPATMDDYVRTGRDNGGVHINSGIPNHAFYLVATALGGHAWEKAGRIWYDALAGGELDERAFFADFAKLTVKVAREHFGDGGEELRAVEKAWEQVGVRIL; encoded by the coding sequence ATGACGACAAACGGGGGCTTTGAGCCCGTCTTCTGCACCGTCGTTCCGCCACACGTCCTCGACAAACTGGCCCGGAACGACGACCCCGCACTCTCCGGTCCCGCCCGGCGCACCCTGCTGAGGGACAGCGAACTGCGCTCCCGGCGCCGCGTGACCACCGAGTTCCGCCTCATGGCCGCGCCGACGGCGAAGGCACCGTCGGACCAGCCTCTGCGGACGATCTACGACGCCGAACACAAAACCGACCTGCCCGGCACCAAGGTCCGCGGCGAGGGTTCCGAACCGGGCCAGGACGCCACCGTCAACCGTGCCTACGCCGGCCTCGGCGCCACCTTCGACCTCTTCCTCAAGGCCTACGGCCGCCACTCGATCGACGGCGACGGTCTGCCCCTGGACGCGACCGTCCACTACGACGAGAACTACGGCAACGCCTTCTGGAACGGCGAGCAGATGGTGTTCGGCGACGGCGACGGCGAGATCTTCCTCGACTTCACCCTCCCGATCGACGTCATCGGCCACGAGCTGGCCCACGGCGTCACGCAGTACACCGCGAACCTCACCTACTTCGGCCAGCCGGGCGCCCTGAACGAGTCGATGTCCGACGTCTTCGGCTCGCTCATCAAGCAGTACACGCTCGGCCAGACCGCCGCCGAGGCCGACTGGCTGATCGGCGCGGGCCTGCTCGCCCCCGGCGTCTCCGGCAAGGCCCTGCGCTCCATGAAGGAGCCGGGCAGCGCCTACGACGACGACGTCCTCGGCAAGGACCCGCAGCCGGCGACCATGGACGACTACGTCCGCACCGGCCGCGACAACGGCGGCGTCCACATCAACTCCGGCATCCCCAACCACGCCTTCTACCTGGTCGCCACGGCCCTCGGCGGCCACGCCTGGGAGAAGGCGGGCCGGATCTGGTACGACGCCCTGGCCGGCGGCGAGCTGGACGAGCGCGCCTTCTTCGCCGACTTCGCCAAGCTCACCGTCAAGGTCGCGCGCGAGCACTTCGGCGACGGCGGCGAGGAGCTCCGGGCGGTGGAGAAGGCCTGGGAGCAGGTGGGGGTGCGGATTCTCTGA
- a CDS encoding protealysin inhibitor emfourin: protein MRIQVRRTGGFAGIERHAEVDTSGRPDAHEWHALAEKAIAAGRGTPPIGVPDGFSYQITVDGKTVYAADPRLTEEQRRLISRVLKEGA from the coding sequence ATGCGTATTCAGGTGAGGCGCACGGGCGGATTCGCGGGCATCGAGCGGCACGCCGAGGTGGACACCTCGGGGCGGCCCGATGCCCACGAGTGGCACGCCCTGGCCGAGAAGGCGATCGCCGCCGGCCGGGGCACGCCCCCGATCGGGGTTCCGGACGGCTTCAGCTACCAGATCACGGTGGACGGCAAGACCGTCTACGCGGCGGATCCACGGCTGACGGAGGAACAGCGCAGGCTGATCTCACGCGTGCTGAAGGAGGGTGCGTGA
- a CDS encoding GH1 family beta-glucosidase, giving the protein MATDEHSATHPIPQFPDGFLWGVSTSAHQIEGAADEREPSVWDTFSAEPGRVKDGSTAAVACDHYHRYREDVALLADLGVDAYRFSVSWPRVLSKGGLDFYDRLVDELTGAGVRPVPTLFHWDLPLEFHQAGGWLTRDTAARFAEYVSVVADRLGDRVKKWITINEPAEHTLFGHALGAHAPGEQLMFDALPAAHHQLLAHGLGVQALRAAGAGDIGIANSHGPTWSASREQADVEAADFYDLLLNRLFADPLLLGEYPSGLGEMMPGDVSADLKVISEPLDFYGVNYYAPTRVGAPQGADIEFGGLTIPAELPFSVREIEDVPVTDFGWPVVPEGLTELLTTFRERYGDRLPPVVITENGCSYEGLDDQDRIAYLDGHVRALHRAVEAGVDVRGYFVWSLLDNFEWAEGYARRFGLVHVDFGDPATLKRTPKASYGWYRELLRAQG; this is encoded by the coding sequence ATGGCGACCGATGAACACAGCGCGACGCACCCGATACCTCAGTTCCCGGACGGCTTCCTGTGGGGCGTCTCGACCTCCGCCCACCAGATCGAGGGCGCGGCCGACGAGCGCGAGCCGTCGGTCTGGGACACCTTCTCGGCGGAGCCGGGGCGGGTGAAGGACGGCTCGACGGCGGCGGTGGCCTGCGACCACTACCACCGCTACCGCGAGGACGTGGCCCTCCTGGCCGACCTGGGCGTGGACGCGTACCGCTTCTCGGTCTCCTGGCCGCGCGTCCTGTCGAAGGGCGGTCTCGACTTCTACGACCGTCTGGTCGACGAACTGACCGGGGCGGGCGTACGACCGGTCCCGACCCTCTTCCACTGGGACCTGCCGCTGGAGTTCCATCAGGCGGGCGGCTGGCTGACGCGGGACACGGCCGCCCGCTTCGCCGAGTACGTGTCCGTCGTCGCCGACCGCCTCGGTGACCGCGTGAAGAAGTGGATCACCATCAACGAGCCCGCCGAGCACACCCTGTTCGGGCACGCGCTCGGCGCGCACGCGCCCGGCGAGCAGCTGATGTTCGACGCGCTGCCGGCCGCCCACCACCAGCTCCTGGCCCACGGTCTGGGCGTCCAGGCCCTGCGCGCGGCGGGCGCCGGCGACATCGGCATCGCCAACTCCCACGGCCCGACCTGGTCGGCGTCCCGGGAGCAGGCGGACGTGGAGGCGGCCGACTTCTACGACCTGCTGCTGAACCGCCTGTTCGCCGATCCGCTCCTGCTCGGCGAATACCCCTCCGGCCTCGGCGAGATGATGCCCGGCGACGTCTCGGCCGACCTCAAGGTCATCTCCGAGCCGCTCGACTTCTACGGCGTCAACTACTACGCGCCGACCCGCGTGGGCGCCCCGCAGGGCGCGGACATCGAGTTCGGCGGACTGACGATCCCGGCCGAACTCCCCTTCTCCGTCCGGGAGATCGAGGACGTCCCGGTGACGGACTTCGGCTGGCCGGTGGTCCCGGAGGGCCTGACCGAGCTGCTCACCACCTTCCGGGAGCGCTACGGCGACCGCCTCCCGCCCGTCGTCATCACCGAGAACGGCTGCTCGTACGAGGGGCTGGACGACCAGGACCGGATCGCCTACCTGGACGGCCATGTCCGCGCGCTGCACCGGGCGGTGGAGGCGGGCGTCGACGTGCGCGGCTACTTCGTGTGGTCCCTCCTGGACAACTTCGAGTGGGCGGAGGGGT